One Cohnella candidum genomic region harbors:
- a CDS encoding DHH family phosphoesterase has translation MPKFLVNRWHGMHIVWALVLIFVLTVALTWYQWVLGLLGLVLGGAVGVFGVLAERAFRKDLNDYVLTLTYRMKGVGHDVIGNLPFGIILYNEDKDVEWHNAFVGTVMGRPSVVGEPLGQLFPVLMQAKDKDKETPPIETSIGGRVYELIFRPQERMLYVRDLTDMWTLKKRYEEEKLALGIVMMDNLEEVAQGMDEQQRALMLSKVTGEINEWALRYGLFLRRLSSDRYMVIANQGSLKQLEQSRFELLDEVREITMDQKLPMTLSIGFASGNDNVIELGHLAQTSLDIALGRGGDQAVVKVGQRQNFYGGKSNAVEKRTRVRARVIAHALRDLMKESDNVVIMGHKMPDMDSVGAAIGVLKAAQLHGKEAFIVLEGVNPSIQRPMELVKEDEKLYRRFISPDQALGLMGKRSLAVVVDTHRATMVAEPRLLQQTDRIVIIDHHRRSEEFIDDAVLIYMEPYASSTCELVTELLQYIHERVVLDVREATALLAGITVDTKSFSFRTGSRTFEAASFLRRNGADSMLIQRMLKEDLEEYIRKAEIIRHAEIFRESVAIAAADNGKQVPQLLIAQAADTLLNMTGVKASFVIGLRPDGLVGISARSLGQINVQVIMERMGGGGHLTNAAAQMQGTVTEVAKKLKKILKEIEGEEGFPE, from the coding sequence ATGCCCAAGTTTCTCGTGAATCGATGGCACGGCATGCATATCGTGTGGGCGCTGGTGCTGATTTTCGTGCTGACGGTGGCGCTGACATGGTACCAATGGGTGCTTGGCCTGCTCGGCCTGGTGCTCGGCGGGGCCGTCGGCGTGTTCGGGGTGTTGGCGGAGCGGGCATTCCGCAAGGACTTGAACGATTACGTCCTTACGTTGACTTACCGCATGAAAGGCGTCGGGCACGATGTGATCGGGAACCTGCCTTTCGGCATCATTTTGTACAACGAAGACAAAGACGTCGAATGGCATAACGCCTTCGTCGGGACGGTCATGGGCCGTCCGTCGGTCGTCGGCGAGCCGCTCGGGCAGCTGTTCCCCGTCCTCATGCAAGCCAAGGACAAAGACAAGGAAACGCCCCCTATCGAGACCTCCATCGGCGGGCGCGTGTACGAGCTGATTTTCCGGCCGCAGGAGCGGATGCTATACGTCCGCGATTTGACGGACATGTGGACGCTGAAGAAGCGCTACGAGGAAGAGAAGCTGGCGCTCGGCATCGTCATGATGGACAATCTCGAAGAGGTGGCCCAAGGCATGGACGAGCAGCAGCGGGCGCTGATGCTGTCCAAGGTGACCGGAGAGATCAACGAGTGGGCGCTCCGGTATGGCCTATTCCTGCGCCGGCTGTCTTCGGACCGCTACATGGTCATCGCCAATCAGGGCTCTCTCAAGCAGTTGGAGCAATCCCGATTCGAGCTGCTGGATGAGGTCCGCGAGATCACCATGGACCAGAAGCTTCCGATGACGCTCAGTATCGGGTTCGCTTCAGGCAACGACAACGTGATCGAGCTCGGCCATCTGGCGCAAACCAGCCTCGACATCGCGCTCGGACGAGGGGGCGACCAAGCGGTCGTGAAGGTCGGCCAGCGGCAGAACTTCTACGGCGGCAAGAGCAACGCGGTCGAGAAGCGCACGAGGGTTCGTGCCCGCGTCATCGCGCACGCGCTGCGGGATCTCATGAAAGAGAGCGATAACGTCGTCATCATGGGGCATAAGATGCCCGACATGGACTCCGTAGGAGCCGCGATCGGCGTGCTGAAAGCCGCGCAGCTGCACGGCAAGGAAGCGTTCATCGTGCTGGAAGGCGTGAACCCGTCGATCCAGCGCCCGATGGAGCTGGTGAAAGAGGACGAGAAGCTGTACCGGCGGTTCATTTCGCCCGATCAAGCATTGGGCCTCATGGGCAAGCGGTCGCTCGCCGTCGTGGTCGACACCCACCGGGCGACGATGGTGGCGGAGCCAAGGCTGCTGCAGCAGACGGACCGGATCGTCATCATCGACCATCACCGCAGAAGCGAAGAATTCATCGACGACGCCGTGCTCATCTATATGGAGCCCTATGCGTCGTCGACATGCGAGCTTGTCACCGAGCTCCTGCAATATATCCACGAACGCGTCGTGCTCGATGTACGGGAAGCGACGGCTTTGCTGGCCGGCATTACCGTCGACACGAAGAGCTTCTCGTTCAGGACCGGCTCGCGCACGTTCGAAGCGGCATCGTTCCTGCGCCGCAACGGAGCGGATTCGATGCTGATCCAACGGATGCTGAAAGAAGACCTCGAAGAATACATCCGTAAAGCGGAGATTATCCGCCACGCCGAAATTTTCCGCGAATCCGTGGCGATCGCGGCGGCCGACAACGGCAAGCAAGTGCCGCAGCTGCTCATCGCGCAAGCCGCGGATACGCTGCTGAACATGACGGGCGTCAAAGCTTCGTTCGTCATCGGACTTCGACCGGACGGTTTGGTCGGCATCAGCGCCCGCTCGCTCGGCCAGATCAACGTACAAGTGATCATGGAGAGAATGGGCGGCGGCGGACACCTGACGAACGCCGCGGCGCAGATGCAGGGCACCGTAACGGAAGTCGCCAAGAAGCTGAAGAAAATTTTGAAAGAAATCGAAGGGGAAGAGGGGTTTCCGGAATGA
- the rplI gene encoding 50S ribosomal protein L9 — MKVIFLQDVKGQGKKGEVKEVSEGYARNFLLPKGLVQIATTGAAKTIEQMNAAADKKKEREKQEAQALAAKLSEMTVVIKAKAGEGGRLFGAITSKQIAEALEKQKIVIDKRKIELNEPIRTLGVTKVPLKLYPEVKGTLSVQVSEE; from the coding sequence ATGAAGGTCATTTTCTTGCAAGACGTGAAGGGCCAGGGGAAAAAAGGCGAAGTCAAAGAGGTATCCGAAGGTTACGCGCGCAATTTCCTTCTCCCGAAAGGACTCGTGCAGATCGCCACGACAGGAGCCGCGAAGACGATCGAGCAGATGAACGCCGCCGCGGACAAGAAGAAGGAGCGCGAGAAGCAGGAAGCGCAAGCGCTGGCCGCCAAGCTGTCCGAGATGACGGTCGTCATCAAGGCGAAAGCCGGCGAGGGCGGAAGGCTGTTCGGCGCGATCACGAGCAAGCAGATCGCCGAGGCGCTGGAGAAGCAGAAGATCGTCATCGACAAACGCAAAATCGAGCTGAACGAGCCGATTCGCACGCTTGGCGTGACCAAGGTTCCGCTTAAGCTTTACCCGGAAGTAAAAGGTACGCTGAGCGTACAAGTGTCGGAGGAATGA
- the crcB gene encoding fluoride efflux transporter CrcB — MILWIGIGGIAGAFARYYLGKWVASKSRSTFPFGTFLINISGSFVLGLLYALHANTTVPSWAWFVFGSGFCGAYTTFSTFGYETVQLIEQKRWGLAAAYVAGSVVTGLLLAWAGMIIVG, encoded by the coding sequence ATGATTCTATGGATCGGAATCGGAGGCATTGCGGGCGCGTTTGCCCGTTATTATTTGGGCAAATGGGTCGCGTCCAAGTCTCGTTCTACGTTTCCTTTCGGGACCTTCTTGATCAACATCTCAGGCTCGTTCGTGCTGGGTCTGCTGTACGCGTTGCATGCAAACACAACGGTTCCGTCATGGGCTTGGTTCGTCTTCGGTTCCGGTTTTTGCGGAGCTTATACGACGTTCTCGACCTTTGGCTACGAGACGGTCCAATTGATCGAGCAAAAACGCTGGGGCCTGGCCGCCGCCTATGTAGCGGGATCGGTCGTTACGGGGTTGCTGCTCGCGTGGGCAGGCATGATTATTGTAGGATAA
- a CDS encoding sensor histidine kinase, giving the protein MIRNLRVGTKIQLHNLFLIATVILVTAFSFQVLSERYLLKEAKAQLKSDAEAIVFSLKGTPVLSGRIIAERIVNRAKFKLVGRAISSRLLILDKSNRVIYSNADSAEVEVLRGLTKSNDQGYLVQRREILSENGQLLGRIVLAVQIREVQGFNRILRGAEWVSALIGGLFAMVMGFLLGKTITRPLGRLAAGMRKFTPKQNVPAIGIASRDEIGELAESFSTMAAEIRSHDRVQTEFLQNASHELKTPLMTIQGNAEAIKDGIVQGEEAGQSLDLIVSECQRLKGIVDELIYLTRLEQVSEAYRFERLRIGDVLLDAIERLRAVAEQKGIELRVEGELDREGNYDSEKLMRAMLNIAGNGIRYAGSFVRLKVSAEGNATIIICEDDGKGFAPGEENKVFDRFYKGQQGGTGIGLSMAKAIVEAHGGTIEALPGKPNGAVFRLRLP; this is encoded by the coding sequence TTGATCCGTAATTTGAGAGTCGGAACGAAAATCCAACTGCACAATCTCTTTCTCATTGCGACGGTCATCCTCGTGACGGCGTTCAGCTTTCAGGTATTGTCCGAACGGTATTTGCTGAAGGAAGCGAAAGCCCAGTTGAAGTCGGACGCAGAGGCGATCGTCTTCTCGTTGAAAGGAACCCCCGTCTTATCCGGGCGCATCATCGCGGAACGCATCGTGAATCGTGCGAAGTTCAAATTGGTAGGCAGGGCAATCAGCTCCAGGCTGTTGATCCTCGACAAGAGCAACCGCGTCATCTATTCGAACGCGGACAGTGCGGAAGTTGAAGTTCTGCGTGGTTTGACCAAGTCTAACGATCAAGGGTACTTGGTTCAACGACGGGAAATTCTTTCTGAAAACGGCCAGCTTCTCGGACGGATCGTTCTCGCCGTTCAAATCCGGGAGGTGCAGGGATTCAACCGGATCCTGAGGGGAGCGGAATGGGTCAGCGCGCTGATCGGCGGTTTGTTTGCCATGGTTATGGGCTTCCTTCTCGGCAAAACGATTACGAGGCCGCTTGGGCGGCTGGCAGCCGGAATGCGCAAATTCACCCCGAAACAAAACGTACCTGCGATCGGAATCGCTTCACGGGACGAAATCGGAGAGCTTGCGGAATCCTTCAGCACAATGGCCGCAGAGATCCGTTCGCATGACCGGGTCCAGACAGAGTTCCTGCAGAACGCGTCCCATGAACTCAAAACTCCGCTTATGACGATCCAAGGAAACGCCGAAGCGATCAAAGACGGCATCGTTCAGGGAGAGGAAGCGGGGCAAAGCCTGGATCTGATCGTATCGGAATGCCAGAGGCTCAAAGGAATCGTGGATGAACTCATCTATTTGACTCGTTTGGAGCAAGTCTCGGAGGCGTACCGATTCGAGCGCTTACGGATCGGCGACGTCCTCTTGGACGCCATAGAAAGGCTTCGGGCAGTCGCGGAGCAGAAAGGCATTGAGTTGAGGGTAGAGGGGGAACTTGACCGGGAGGGGAATTACGATTCCGAGAAGCTGATGCGCGCCATGCTCAATATCGCGGGCAACGGGATTCGGTATGCCGGTTCCTTTGTAAGGCTAAAAGTGTCGGCAGAGGGGAATGCCACGATCATTATCTGCGAGGACGACGGGAAAGGTTTTGCCCCCGGCGAAGAAAATAAAGTGTTCGACCGGTTCTATAAAGGACAACAAGGCGGCACCGGGATCGGACTCTCCATGGCCAAGGCCATCGTCGAAGCGCACGGAGGTACGATCGAGGCCCTACCCGGAAAGCCGAACGGCGCCGTATTCCGTTTGCGCCTTCCATAA
- a CDS encoding DUF2232 domain-containing protein — translation MNIGWKSLVWSFIALLLLLSIPTPLNALTLFLLMTPFVILFTTLRPAVFAGHAAVIAAAAYLLSGAYGPLALTLMIFFLVPSIVMGFLYKKRRKAWSIVLAGFLVILAQLLLELVLFSLQFRIDLSAELAALIQNSLTQFETSGMMPAGWAANTASDLGDAIVTMLPLLLLLSSFLFAIITHGLTRAAMSRAGVQLPALPQAKTWRLPRSLVWYYLIGLVISYAVPADGGGFWTVVSANLVPLLRFAFTVQAIGFFFFLADARKWSKVVPVLIAVPIVLFPPFYLIGLLDVAFPLRRYFVK, via the coding sequence TTGAATATTGGCTGGAAGTCGCTGGTCTGGAGCTTTATCGCGTTGCTGCTTCTGCTGTCGATACCGACGCCGCTGAACGCCTTGACGCTCTTCTTGCTCATGACGCCGTTCGTAATCCTGTTCACGACGCTGAGGCCGGCCGTGTTCGCAGGCCATGCCGCGGTCATCGCGGCTGCGGCATACTTGCTCAGCGGAGCCTACGGACCGCTGGCGCTGACGCTGATGATCTTTTTCCTCGTACCTTCGATCGTGATGGGGTTTCTGTACAAGAAAAGGCGAAAAGCTTGGTCGATCGTATTGGCCGGGTTCCTCGTCATTCTGGCGCAATTGCTGCTTGAGCTCGTCCTGTTCTCGCTGCAGTTCCGGATCGACCTGTCTGCGGAGCTCGCCGCGCTGATTCAGAATTCGCTGACGCAATTCGAAACGAGCGGCATGATGCCGGCCGGATGGGCCGCGAATACCGCGTCCGATCTCGGCGACGCGATCGTGACGATGCTGCCGCTTTTGCTGCTGTTGTCCTCGTTCCTGTTCGCGATCATCACACACGGGCTTACCCGCGCCGCAATGAGCCGCGCCGGCGTTCAGCTTCCGGCGTTGCCGCAGGCGAAGACTTGGAGATTGCCGCGAAGCCTGGTGTGGTATTACTTAATCGGCTTGGTCATTTCTTACGCGGTGCCCGCTGACGGAGGGGGTTTCTGGACGGTCGTCAGCGCGAACCTGGTGCCGCTTCTCCGGTTCGCCTTCACGGTACAGGCGATCGGGTTTTTCTTTTTCCTGGCGGACGCGAGAAAATGGTCCAAAGTCGTCCCCGTTCTGATCGCGGTGCCGATCGTGCTGTTTCCGCCGTTTTATCTGATCGGATTGCTGGACGTGGCGTTCCCGCTGCGTCGTTACTTTGTGAAATAG
- the rpsR gene encoding 30S ribosomal protein S18 produces the protein MSEQQAQPQAREERGPRGPREGGGEQREPRKFRRGRNKRRKVCYFTVNKIQHIDYKDLDLLRKFISERGKILPRRVTGTKAKYQRMLTVAIKRSRQMALLPYTTE, from the coding sequence ATGAGCGAACAACAAGCACAACCGCAAGCGCGTGAAGAGCGCGGACCTCGCGGGCCCCGCGAAGGCGGAGGCGAACAACGCGAACCCCGTAAATTCCGTCGCGGCCGCAACAAGCGCCGCAAGGTTTGCTACTTCACCGTGAATAAGATTCAACATATCGACTACAAAGATCTCGACCTTCTTCGCAAGTTCATCAGCGAGCGCGGCAAAATCCTGCCTCGCCGTGTGACGGGCACGAAAGCGAAATATCAGCGCATGCTGACGGTCGCTATCAAGCGCTCGCGTCAAATGGCTTTGCTGCCGTACACGACCGAGTAA
- the crcB gene encoding fluoride efflux transporter CrcB produces the protein MVALALAIGAFIGTLCRYGIGQWIGASPAGFPTATLSINLLGCLFLGWFFTIVLYRIRVSPAVRIGIGTGFTGSFTTFSTFSVETVNLVRNGCAGLAAGYVLASLIGGVLFTALGFTVAKRQSRRAKEGTAA, from the coding sequence TTGGTTGCATTGGCGCTAGCCATTGGGGCTTTTATCGGAACTTTATGCAGGTATGGAATCGGACAATGGATCGGGGCTTCTCCGGCCGGATTCCCCACCGCCACTTTATCGATTAACCTGCTTGGATGTTTGTTTCTGGGTTGGTTCTTTACGATCGTGCTTTACCGTATCCGCGTCTCTCCTGCCGTCCGAATAGGCATCGGCACCGGATTTACCGGCTCCTTCACCACGTTCTCCACGTTCTCCGTCGAGACCGTGAATCTCGTCCGAAATGGTTGCGCTGGGCTTGCGGCCGGGTACGTACTCGCCAGTCTGATTGGCGGCGTATTGTTCACCGCGCTGGGCTTCACCGTCGCCAAACGGCAATCACGGCGGGCGAAGGAGGGAACGGCGGCATGA
- a CDS encoding response regulator transcription factor has product MKHVFVVDDEMNIRTILKKYIETEGYKVTLFDDGTQLLSELTRLKPDLLVLDIMMPGVDGMELCKQIRKTNEIPIIFVSAKNEELDRILGLELGADDYLSKPFSPRELVARIKNIFRRMERTAVPAGPTIVGDLSLHKERRLVEVGDREMKLTAKEYELLEFLAEHPKLPFKREQLTRKIWGYDYFGDERLVDDLIKRLRKKLAEFQSGVQITTVWGYGYRLDP; this is encoded by the coding sequence GTGAAGCACGTATTCGTCGTGGACGACGAAATGAATATCCGCACGATCCTGAAGAAATACATTGAGACCGAAGGATACAAAGTCACGCTGTTCGATGACGGCACGCAGTTGTTGAGCGAACTGACGCGGCTGAAGCCGGATTTGCTCGTTCTCGACATCATGATGCCGGGTGTTGACGGAATGGAGCTGTGCAAGCAAATCCGTAAAACCAACGAGATCCCGATCATTTTCGTATCCGCCAAAAACGAGGAACTGGATCGGATTCTGGGCCTCGAGCTCGGGGCGGACGATTATCTTTCCAAGCCGTTCAGCCCGAGGGAACTCGTCGCCCGCATCAAAAACATTTTCAGAAGAATGGAGAGAACGGCGGTGCCGGCAGGACCGACAATCGTCGGAGATCTCTCTTTGCATAAAGAACGCAGGCTTGTGGAAGTCGGGGACCGGGAGATGAAATTAACGGCCAAGGAATATGAACTGCTGGAATTCCTCGCTGAACACCCGAAGCTTCCCTTCAAGCGCGAGCAATTGACCCGGAAAATATGGGGATACGATTATTTCGGAGACGAACGGTTGGTCGACGATTTGATCAAACGGCTGCGCAAAAAGCTGGCCGAGTTTCAGTCTGGCGTGCAAATCACGACGGTTTGGGGGTACGGCTACCGCCTTGATCCGTAA
- a CDS encoding LysR family transcriptional regulator: MNLDYWRAFLETARTGSMAKASDKLGLTSPALGKQIRALEGYYGSPLFIRSSSGVELTSEGRLLLARLQPLVEAHENLMEELRSLQLSAKAVTIGTIPSLSQHYVPEVYLSLQNAGYRVNVEVRHTSQEVLELLAARKADVALAESSSVASSLWSKEMIREPYHLVMPSGDPLADRESLSPEDWAGMPLVVYPESCSIRRTVEGRLLRHGLALSIGKEIGFGESAGAYVAAGAGMAVIPLRTAGQLADPRLKAVPMTGFPEERSVSLIARTAQEAKPLLRHFAFAFR; the protein is encoded by the coding sequence ATGAATCTCGACTATTGGCGAGCTTTTCTCGAGACGGCCCGTACGGGCAGCATGGCCAAAGCCAGCGACAAGCTGGGGCTGACTTCTCCTGCGTTGGGCAAGCAGATCCGGGCGCTGGAAGGCTATTACGGATCGCCTTTGTTCATCCGGTCGAGCTCGGGCGTCGAGCTGACTTCGGAAGGACGGCTGCTGCTCGCCAGGCTTCAACCGCTCGTGGAAGCGCACGAGAACCTGATGGAAGAACTGCGGAGTCTGCAGCTATCCGCAAAAGCCGTGACGATCGGCACGATTCCGAGCTTGTCCCAGCATTATGTTCCGGAAGTTTACCTCAGCCTTCAAAATGCCGGATACCGGGTAAACGTGGAAGTGCGCCACACCTCCCAGGAAGTGTTGGAGCTGCTGGCCGCACGGAAGGCGGACGTTGCGCTGGCGGAAAGTTCGTCCGTCGCTTCTTCGCTCTGGTCCAAAGAAATGATTCGGGAGCCGTACCACCTCGTGATGCCTTCCGGCGATCCGCTCGCGGACCGCGAATCGCTGTCGCCGGAGGATTGGGCGGGAATGCCGCTGGTGGTGTATCCGGAATCCTGTTCCATCCGCAGAACGGTGGAAGGCCGGCTTCTGCGGCACGGGCTTGCCTTGTCCATCGGCAAGGAGATCGGCTTCGGCGAATCCGCCGGCGCCTATGTGGCCGCCGGAGCGGGCATGGCCGTCATCCCTCTCCGGACCGCCGGGCAGCTCGCCGATCCCCGTCTGAAAGCCGTGCCGATGACCGGGTTCCCGGAGGAGAGATCCGTGTCGCTGATCGCCCGTACGGCGCAGGAAGCGAAGCCGCTATTGAGGCACTTCGCGTTTGCTTTCCGGTAA
- a CDS encoding LCP family protein: protein MKMKSVWITLAVLLVGAGLGYANRGTLAAWGYDTFLSKQVEKKLEKSYVPLTGRNPATTTSVNEEVKIAENPFSVLLMGVDARGQERGRSDTLIYTVVRPNDGRVLMLSIPRDTYADIVGKDFRDKITHAYAYGGPEMALNSVEKLLDARIDHYASINFQGFVQVVDTLGGIPLPITEDIVNKGQDHEKFTIKAGQSSYDGKDALNFVRYREDAGDDVSRTERNRQFIEALIHKASSLQQWTKIPEVLGIIGDNFRTDILPSDMTDLAKRFLQTDHRIVSYTLHGEGKRMGENNLWYYVADEADLNAVKTTIAAWLNPDTPESQLTAPSTDTNAYAD from the coding sequence ATGAAAATGAAATCGGTCTGGATTACGCTGGCGGTACTGCTGGTCGGAGCCGGTCTGGGCTATGCCAACCGAGGCACGCTGGCCGCCTGGGGTTACGATACGTTCCTGTCCAAACAAGTGGAGAAGAAGCTGGAGAAATCCTACGTCCCCTTAACCGGACGCAACCCCGCGACCACGACCTCGGTCAATGAGGAAGTCAAAATCGCGGAGAATCCGTTCAGCGTGCTCCTCATGGGAGTAGACGCGAGAGGCCAGGAGAGAGGCCGGTCCGACACACTGATTTACACCGTCGTGCGCCCCAATGACGGCCGAGTGCTGATGCTGTCCATTCCGCGCGATACCTATGCCGATATTGTGGGTAAAGATTTCAGGGATAAAATCACGCATGCCTACGCCTACGGAGGTCCGGAGATGGCGCTGAACAGCGTAGAGAAACTGCTGGACGCGAGAATCGACCATTATGCGTCGATCAATTTCCAAGGCTTCGTCCAAGTCGTAGACACGTTGGGAGGCATCCCGCTGCCGATTACCGAAGATATCGTCAACAAAGGCCAGGATCACGAGAAGTTCACCATCAAGGCGGGCCAGTCCAGCTATGACGGCAAGGACGCCCTGAATTTCGTCCGGTACCGCGAAGACGCGGGGGATGACGTGTCGAGAACGGAACGGAACCGGCAATTCATCGAGGCGCTGATCCACAAAGCTTCTTCGCTGCAGCAATGGACCAAGATTCCGGAAGTCCTCGGCATCATCGGGGACAATTTCCGCACCGACATCCTGCCTTCGGACATGACGGATCTGGCCAAGCGGTTTCTGCAAACCGACCATCGCATCGTAAGCTACACGCTGCATGGGGAAGGCAAACGGATGGGCGAGAACAACCTTTGGTACTATGTGGCGGACGAAGCGGACCTGAACGCCGTGAAAACGACGATCGCCGCCTGGCTGAATCCGGATACGCCGGAATCGCAGCTGACCGCGCCTTCCACGGACACGAATGCGTATGCCGATTAA
- a CDS encoding CBS domain-containing protein, with translation MNIAFFLLPKQEVVCVTENATFRQTLERMEHHRYTAVPVISEKGEYRATVTEGDLLWFLKNNPELSFDQLHRVSLSEVPLRMNNRSVRIDADMEDLITLAKTQNFVPVVDDMNHFIGIVRRSDIIDYCEKLLLPGSKTEAKLMKEA, from the coding sequence ATGAACATCGCCTTTTTTCTTCTGCCTAAGCAGGAAGTCGTCTGCGTGACGGAAAACGCGACTTTCAGGCAGACCCTAGAGAGAATGGAACATCACCGTTACACCGCCGTTCCCGTGATCAGCGAGAAGGGCGAGTACCGGGCGACGGTGACGGAGGGAGACCTCCTGTGGTTTTTGAAGAACAACCCGGAATTGTCTTTCGATCAGCTTCACCGCGTATCGCTGTCCGAAGTGCCGCTTCGGATGAACAACCGCTCCGTCCGCATCGACGCGGACATGGAGGACTTGATCACGCTCGCCAAGACCCAAAACTTCGTTCCCGTCGTGGACGACATGAACCATTTCATCGGTATCGTCCGCCGAAGCGACATTATCGATTACTGCGAGAAGCTGTTGCTTCCCGGAAGCAAAACGGAAGCCAAGCTGATGAAAGAAGCCTAG
- the dnaB gene encoding replicative DNA helicase: MNANAETFVFDRVPPQNLEAEQAVLGAILLEAEALITAMERLRTEDFYSVSHQRIFDAIISLNEDNQPLDLITLTARLRDQGELEEVGGVSYLAKLIGAVPTAANVEYYAQIVEEKSMLRRLIRTATNIVTNGYAEGDDVGALLSEAEAKIMELSNRRSTTGFISIRDVLMDVFERVEHLYNHKGGVTGIPTGFPDLDKMTSGFQRSDLIIVAARPSVGKTAFALNIAQNVAVRAGETVAIFSLEMSAAQLVQRMICAESNVDAGRMRTGNLEGDDWEKLSMAIGSLSEAQIYIDDTPGITVADIRAKCRRLKKEKNLGMILIDYLQLIQGRGKAGENRQQEVSEISRTLKMIARELEVPVIALSQLSRGVEQRQDKRPMMSDLRESGSIEQDADIVGFLYRDDYYDKETEKKNIIEIIIAKQRNGPVGTVELVFLKQFNKFVSLDRQHAG; this comes from the coding sequence ATGAACGCGAACGCGGAAACGTTTGTATTCGACCGCGTACCCCCGCAAAACCTGGAAGCCGAACAAGCCGTGCTGGGCGCCATCCTGCTGGAAGCGGAGGCGCTCATTACGGCCATGGAACGGCTGCGCACGGAAGATTTCTACAGCGTGTCGCACCAGCGGATTTTCGACGCGATCATCTCGCTGAACGAAGACAACCAGCCGCTTGACCTCATTACGCTCACCGCCCGGCTTCGGGACCAGGGAGAGCTGGAAGAGGTCGGCGGCGTCAGCTATTTGGCGAAGCTGATCGGTGCGGTTCCGACGGCGGCCAACGTGGAATACTATGCCCAGATCGTTGAAGAGAAGTCGATGCTGCGGCGGTTGATCCGAACGGCCACGAACATCGTCACGAACGGTTACGCGGAAGGCGACGACGTCGGCGCGTTGCTGAGCGAAGCCGAGGCCAAGATCATGGAGCTGTCCAACCGGCGTTCCACGACCGGCTTTATCAGCATCCGCGACGTTCTGATGGACGTGTTCGAGCGGGTCGAGCACCTGTACAACCACAAAGGCGGCGTAACGGGAATTCCGACCGGTTTCCCGGACCTGGACAAGATGACTTCCGGTTTTCAGCGGAGCGACCTCATCATCGTCGCCGCGCGTCCTTCCGTCGGCAAGACGGCGTTCGCGCTCAACATCGCGCAGAACGTGGCCGTACGCGCCGGCGAGACCGTCGCCATTTTCAGTCTCGAGATGTCGGCCGCCCAGCTCGTGCAGCGGATGATTTGCGCCGAATCGAACGTGGACGCCGGCCGGATGCGGACAGGCAACCTGGAAGGCGACGATTGGGAGAAGCTGTCCATGGCCATCGGCTCGCTGTCCGAGGCGCAGATCTACATTGACGATACGCCGGGCATCACGGTCGCGGACATTCGCGCCAAGTGCCGCCGGCTCAAAAAAGAGAAAAACCTCGGCATGATTCTCATCGACTACCTGCAGCTCATCCAGGGCCGTGGCAAAGCCGGCGAGAACCGTCAGCAGGAAGTTTCCGAAATATCGCGTACGCTCAAGATGATCGCGCGGGAACTGGAAGTGCCGGTCATCGCGCTGTCGCAGCTGTCCCGGGGCGTCGAGCAGCGGCAGGACAAGCGGCCAATGATGTCCGACTTGCGGGAATCGGGCTCGATCGAGCAGGACGCCGACATCGTCGGGTTCCTGTACCGGGACGATTACTACGACAAGGAAACCGAGAAGAAGAACATCATCGAAATCATCATCGCGAAGCAGCGGAACGGTCCGGTCGGCACCGTCGAGCTCGTGTTCCTGAAGCAGTTCAACAAATTCGTCAGCTTGGATAGACAGCACGCGGGTTAA